caccctaattgacgcgaatcctaaagatagatctattgggcctaacaaaccccatccaaagtaccggatgctttagtacttcgaaatttatatcatatccgaagggtatcccgaaatgatggggatattcttatatatgcatcttgttattgtcggttaccaggtgttcaccatatgaatgatttttatctctatgtatgggatgtgtattgaaatatgaaatcttgtggtctattattatgatttgatatatataggttaaacctataactcaccaacatttttgttgacgttttaagcatgtttattcttaggtgattattaagagcttccgctgtcgcatacttaaataaggacgagatttggagtccatgcttgtatgatattgtgtaaaaactacattcaagaaacttattttgttgtaacatatttgtattgtaaaccattatgtaatggtcgtgtgtaaacaggatattttaaattatcattatttgataatctacgtaaagctttttaaaacctttatctatgaaataaaggttatggtttgttttaaaaatgaatgcagtctttgaaaaacgtctcatatagaggtcaaaacctcgcaacgaaatcaattaatatggaacgtttttaatcaataagaacgggacatttcacatcggcCATTTGTTCTCGAATCAAATAGACCACATGTTCCGAAATCGACTCTTCGAGTATTTGTTTAACTTTTCGAGAGAAAACCGGGATGTAGTTTTCTAGAGCGGCCTCTATTTTGGTGGTCATTTTGTCCGATTCCTCGTGTGGAGGACCACCACAGTCGATTGTCTCagttccatttctcgtcttcattctaaagatcgaAACGGATTAGATATCACCAACAAaacaatacatatatacatatatatatatatacacatatgcatatcaCCGCACGCACATCACACCTAGCTCAATACTTGTCACgcgtccttgcttgacttgacttgcaaccgtaatagtggtcgcgaatcACTATTACGCTCGCACACCATGCCACACTCAAACGTACCACAACCATCTTGCCCGATGTTCGAAACAATAAAgcatgattagtaacatcataacattagcatagttagtccacctattcaCCAAGGCACTAATCAAACCCGTACCGactcgtagtcctacaagtcccgcatataaaataacaacacaaaagtctaagtataggcgtctatctcaagtcacctaaattccttagaccatgctctaataccacttgtaacgacccaacccgttatattAAGAAAAACGTAcacatttttttaaaatataacatGTCGTCATATCCAACAAACCATCACATCACAATTAGTTGTTACATGTTCAAAAGGCACATACGACATAAATAAAAGTTTACATCAACATTCGGTTTCAATGACCCATTTTACAATTcccaaaaatataagtttcgaccaattAGTTTAAGTTTCAAACATCACTAGAGCAtgggtttggggttaaactacccaaacattaagtcgaacttccaaaagcaatCCACAAGGCACTAAAGGGGAAAAGCCTAGTCCACAACTTTACCCTTGCCACGATCCGCGCCCGcatctaaaaatgtaaacaacgagagggtaagctaaagcttagtgagtaaaataaatatgtacatgcatatacaatttacctactcaCATCCACGACATCATACAATGCATATAATCGCATATCATCTCATAAcaaaagctagtatcgtcaaatcgtacaactagcaacatcattagcataataattaataatcataataataatgaaatgctaaacatcaacaagtacaaaccatggttaaccaaaatcacAAGGGatgacctcgcgaacaagtcatcggtgttcataacaaccgttagcgcccaaaaacgactatggtatgctaaccccaaggtgtcccaaaaacggctatggtataacCCCCAAGTgtacgaaacacggctatcgcaacacttaatcaacgtgtgagtaaaacacggctattactcacaaccatgtgcacaatacggctatgtgcacaattaatacgggcaaataaatcatatacatacatacataaatattccactcaccttatcgtcttggtGAGATTTCTAACCACAAACTCGCAACCTTCAAAGCAAGTCACCTAATACAATTAAtgcccaattaattcacataacaagttggactattcaccaactaacctcactagtgcatttatgacccaaaagggtatttatgacccaCTTGCACTAGAATCGCTCAATCAAGGTCAAGTCTACaacaaatcactaaaagctagtgattaggattCTAAGACTTCCATTAATACAAgtctagggtattttcatacccaatttatcccactaggtcaaacttacccatttgacccattttaagtcaaccatgaaccctaataacaaatctttcaaccatgaaccctaataacaaatctttcactaacacataagtgtgTTAGTTATTCATCAACACAATTTACCCTACAACTTCAAATCACATGgctaaaccctagattacaaaccttagggtttccatacaAGAAGTTTACcccaaattcgcccatttaacCTTAAAATGGGTCTTACAACAAAACCCATAACCCAATCACTAGTCATAAATCAATTAAGAGTTTAAACTCGGAATTAACACTTACCACTACTActaaaacgtagctagagacgtagtgaACAACTTTAATGTTTGGGTTTAGACACGAAACGGGTTCCTTCTTCTCCAAAAtacgctttctctctctaaaaccttAACTCTCTCTCTTGAATGAAAGTGTGTAGGTGAAAGAGTAAgaaatgacaagtttcttagtcgaaatccgTAGTTCCAGGGGGTAATAAACTAAattactttaacatttacattcacttaatacgtaaaaacatattattaaactatttcgtttaaacaaactcgtgttttcacgggtcatttcagtaGTTCTATAGTAAAAGGTAACATTTTTTTATCTTATTTTTCTATAAAAGGTAATCTATTATACTTTTAACAATTTAAATGATCATTTTAACAAATGTTATTCGGAATTAATTAAATAGCAGATGTCATTAATTTTTTCAATTAAGTACTACATTGGCATTTCACGTCATTAACTTTATCCACTTGGCATACTAAAAATCTAAACAAACATATACATTTGTTTATTTTTATCTACTCCGTACCCCCTGGTTTTTTATCCCACTACTGTTTTTCAGATCTGATATAACACACACTAATCACGGGTCACACCTTTAACTGTGTTCCTATAATTTACCAAATGAAGCAACTTTTTCATATCATGAAAGAGGAAGAGGTTAGGACATTTGGACTGACTCATTGTTGACTAGATACTTAAGTTAGGGCTGCAATTTGGGCGCTTAACTCTAACCGGTACTCCGATGGATTCATCTGTAATTCTGAATATCGGTAAGTTAATTTTTACCTAATAATTTGGTTTGATTCTTTCATATAAACGTAATTATGTATGAAAAAACTTGATTTCTGTTGTCATATCTATTTGATTTTCTATTTCTTTAATTTAATTCTATATAATACATACATCCTTCATTCCATTTTAAATAGTAGATTATAGATTAACAGTTCCACCAATTATCATAGTTATAACTTAGCAATTTATTGGAAACATATTCAAGTAACCGAAATTATACCTAGATATACTAGAACCCTAAAAAATAAAGCCGCAAGTATGAATGAATTGCTTTAGGTTTCGCATAATTATAAAATGTTTACAAGTTGCTTGTCTATACTGATTATAAGATGCAACATAGTGAAAGCGAAACCCTAATGTGTTGAAAATTGCTAAAAGACAAAGAGAGGTAGAACCAGGTTTTTTTAACATGAAGAACTGAGAGTACCTTGAAAACTAAATGTTGGCGCGATTCATAACTGGTCGGTATAAGTAAAATGTTTCTGTTATTGGTCAACATTAATTCCTCATGTTCACTCTATGCCTAGTTTCATGTATTTTGGCCTGCAGCTTGCTTTTGGATATTAATATTGCTTTAGGATGACATTGTTATTACGACCAGTTAAGATTTCATAGCCCCCATTCTTAACCTTAATAACATTTTGAACATTTTTGCTTGGCTACTCAAGTTTGTTTATTTCTGCAAATCGCCTCGTTTCTCTCTTTGAGATGTTTGTTGCTGTCTCTACTTATCTCTTTAGTAGTACACTTGCATTATTAACTACTGAGTACTTTGTTCCACCACTTAGTTATGTCATTCGACATCATTCCCATGTATGTTGCATCACGATACAACCCTTCAAATAAATATTGCAATATATACCTTTGACCTGCTCCCTTCTTTTGTAAGGAGAATGTTCATTTCCTGATAGTTGATAAAAATGTTACTATAGACAGTCAGGGCCATATTATTAAGAATGTTAAGAAAAATGCTTTCAACCTTCAATAATATGTATTGCAGACAAGTATATATTTTGTTACTTGTCATGTTACATTCAAGTCCATATACATCAAAAACACAAATCAAGAGTATTATGATGGATTTGTTTTTCTTTTGAATGACCTACTAGTTTTGGTTTTCTTGAATTAATGATAGGTATTAGTAAAAATAGTAAGAGGAGGTTGGTAGCTTGTACTGAAGTAGATAGAATCAGTAACTTGCCAGAGAATTTGATAGACTTGATTTTAAAGAAGCTTCCCGTTCAAGATGCTGTGAAGACACACGTTTTAGCTCAAAAATGGGCGTACAAATGGACCACATTGAGGTCGCTTGTTCTTAATAAACATTTCTCAGAAAAATTTGCCAAATATGGAGCTTTTAGTCATAATGGATTTATAAGGATTACAATTTACAAACCAAATCTTTAACTTTCTCAAGGGTCCTATTTTAAAGTTACATCTCCACATACCAAACATGGCTCTTGATAGCTTTCAAGAAGTCGATCAGTGGATTTTATCCTTGTCAAGAGACGGTGTTATTAGAGAACTCGTGCTTACAAATTCAAATCAACGTTATGAACTTCCATGTTGTATTTTTCGTTGTCTAGAATTAAGAAAGCTAAAACTTGGAAACTGTATCATTAAGCCACCACTCGAGTTTCAAGGATTTATTTATCTCGAAAATCTCTCGTTCAAGAATATTGAATTTGGGGCTAACTTGAATGGAACTATCATCAACTTACCACAACTTAAGAAGTTGAAACTGTCTGCATGCACCAATGTTTACAATTTCAAGATCAAGTCTACAAAGTTGTTTCGGTTAGTGGTCTTAATTTGCCCTGATGCAACTTTGCTTCAGTTATTGCATAGTAAATGTCTTAGTTCGGTTGGTATACTTTTCCTAAAACCATTCAAGGAGTTGAAAGAGTTAGTTTGGCCACTTTGTTAAGTAATATGCCATGTCTTTGGGGTTTAACTTTCGACGGGTATTTTCTCCAGGTATGATTTGACATCTAACTTCTTTTACATAATTTTTGTTCTTCATCCTATTGCATTTTAGCAAGTGAACTTTTCTTTCATATCTTCTTTGATAAATTAAAATCTCACTTTTACTCTCACAGTTTTGTATTGCAGAAAATATTCTCAAGTGGCTTCCACACCCAGCTAATAGTTTAGAGTCTCTCAACTTACACAACTTCAAATTTGGTGATTTAAATCAACTTCAAGGTGTTTTATGTATGCTTCGTAACTCACCTAATTTAGGACAACTCGATGTGTATAATAAGGTAGGTATAGACTGCTAAACCTTTTCTTTTGTGTTTCTGTGTCGTGTGTGCTTGTAtagtttctttctttttttttccgAAAGGCAAAAGCTTATATAGTAATTTAAGGTACATACTTTTAATGCATGGTCTCACTTCCAATGTATTTCTAGGGTCTTTCAAACGTGCATTTGGATATGGATGTGAAACCAGCTGTAACTTATTTGGAAGCTTCTGACTGTCTGGACCCAGACGGTTGAACCAACTGAAAACTATAAAGATCAAGACCCTTGTTGCTCtttagaccactcccaaccattACATCCTTCTTTAACAAGAATGAATGACAAATTAATGTCACTTCAACATTTTCTTCGAATGACTAAAAGAGACTGAATGCAACCAATTATAACATACTTCCTCATAAAAACTGGGACCTACTATTTATTTACTTAGCTTTGATTTTTTTAAATAGTATAAAAACAAGACTGATTTGGAAAAAGTAGTGCTTTTAAGACTTGTATGTTTTGCATTTATACTAGTACTTTAAAGAATATAAATACGTTGGGTTACTTTAGGAGAATCTTTAAACACAGCTGGCCCCACCCACTTCACATACTCATCGTCTTTAACCTCTCACAAATAGACGAATCGAGAGTACTTCTAGCAAAAGACGCAAAAAGACAGCTTGCTACCTACAGTGTCATTTAAAAGAAGTCAAAAAGGTACCAAAGACGGTACCATAGTGAGTGATCTTATAAAGCTTTTACTTTATCATTCTCTGAAAACATATCAATCCGACCCCATGTAACTGTTGATGCTCATGAAAAGTACAACTTCGCTAAGGATGTTACGCGGTTCCCACGAGCTTCCTCGAAAGCAGAGCTTCACTACTTGGATCCGTAACTACAATCCACTAATAACTTTAAGTTACTTTGCAATTTAGTTGTATTCTGATTGTATGCATATTTGTTATGGGTTTTGATTGCTCATGTTTTGTATGTCGTGGGACTTGACGATTGTAATACATATAATTGGGCAGCTGGTTCTTGCTAAATTCTAGTTTGCTGTATACCGTTTGATAtaatcaattattgataagaaataatTTTTTGATTCACAGTGATCATAAACAACTGAATTTTGCACCTTCACCATGGTCACGAGCGTCGTATCTTCAAGTTGTCGTATCTTCAAGTTCTTTAATTGCTTTTGACGGGTTTAATCTGGTTCTTTAACTTGTTGGGTGGTACTAGTAAAACTGGTAACCTGGCTGGTATATATTTATACTGTGCGAGCGACTAGCAGTTGCTTCGGTTTAATTAAAACTAGATCAAGCGTTCCTTACATGATAGTTATGTAACAAGCatctgtgaaaaaaaaaaaaaatgaaaaaaattcaCAGGTTGATTTGTTTGGCTGTGATACTATGAAATGAATTAAATCTTCGATGATTTTTTGTTATATTTAATTGAATACCTACTATTTTAAAAAATCACATATGTTAGGAGGGAATTAAGCTACATACTAACATTACTTAATGCCTTGACAACAGGGCCGGTCCTGTCATTTTTGATGCCCGATGCGTAAATATAAAAATATGTCCCTTTAATTTTTGTAAGCAAATAGTATTATTATACTATCTTTATAAATATAAGTATCCAATCGTATGTGATTGTATGATTCTTAAACAAAATTAAGAATTCAAATAATTATTTCAGTTATTCTAGTTTGTAAAAATATCACGTTAATGTTAATATATTTATTCAATTAGATTTGAAattcaaatataaaaaaaaataaaaaatacttttTTATTAACTTATTAATTTAAACTATATCTTTTAGTCTAGATATAAATTGACATAAACTAAATAACATACGAGTACATTATATGGTCctattttattttgtattacaaatacaAAAGTGGTCTTTAATTCCTTAGTATACTCACATATAGTAATACTCGTATATAATTACAATAaaaaagttttaaataataaaatctAAAGAGAACGGTTAATATGTAAGTTAGTACAAGACTTGTTGTATCGGTTTGGTTTTGGGGCGTTGCAAGTCCACGTGGCACCCAACCAACACCATAAATTGTAAGTATCAATGTGTTGGATGGTGTATTTTACCTCTGTCCGTTGCCAAGCAACGTACCAAGCAACGTCAGTTgccaattttttttaatttttttttattttaaaaatgttatttttatccccttttaatatttaacccaattatattttaacatatCTTCACAATACTCTTAACCTACACCATAAACCCACACCACCACCACTCCACAAACATAACCCACACGTCATAGTTATCAAAAAGCAACTCACGCCCTCAACTCACGCTCCCAACCACTACAAGTGGTCTAATAGTGAAGGGGTAAGTAGCAAAAAAGTTAATTGATCGTGTCAGGGAATCACCTTCCCCAAAATTTCTCCAAAATTCTCTGCAACATCCTAACACCATAAAACCTAAATGAAGCTTTTAAGTTTGCGCCAAGAAACCAAAATTAACCATCTatacatactatatatatataagtatcatATAACATAATTAAATTGTTCAAAACTCGATTTTTACACACTTATACATCTCAAATCTGTAAATACTCAAGAACAACCATTGAACACATGATGCCCTCTCTTTCATGATTCCCAGGTGCGGTTGCACCTCCAGCCTCACCCCAGGTCCGGCCCTGCTTGACAACATCTATCTATGCTAAAAATAAATTGATGTACAAATATAAAATGAGACATATAAAGATTATTAATAGATATACCCTAGGGTCTACCCTCGACTCCTCAACTAGAGGCTCAACATCCATAAGCTGCTCATTAACATTCCTCTGTCCCTCAACCACAAGCTCCTGAACCAGACATTTTTCATCAACTTGTCAGTTAAAACATGTATAAATTGTAGGGAAGATAATATAACACAAGTGTACGTACACAGATCAATCAAATTAGAGTGCATCTACGAGTAAGTAGCCTCCTAAATACAAGAACCCTAAGGGTACTCAGTTATTTGGTCCATATCTTCCCGTAGGTGTAGAAGATCGGAAGAGAAAAGATGGTGGTTTTGCATACCCATGAAAGCCCGCTAGACCATGAATATAGTCAGACGAAAACAATCCTCGTCAGtataaacaaaattttaaattttgagtatgtttcaacaattggtatcacaaCCTAATCTTTAAATTTTGAGTCGAAGAAAGAACATGCATCTTacaacaaaccctaatttgaacAAATATAGATTTCGGAAAATAAGACTAAATGCCCGTATAAACAAATTTTCTGGATCATGCTTATACGGAGTTTGCGAATGGAGAGGTCAAAATTGTAACTTCgtttttttaacaaattttatagtTTGTTCGATAAAATGACAGTTTGATTAAAATCCAAATATATCTGGGATAGCGTTGTGTACAGGTTTTATATGTGAGATTACTAAAGGGTTTGGGGGCAGATAAGTACCTTAGTTGCGTCACTGACTATGCCAGACTTTCTGGATCTGGTTGTGTACAGTCCCTTttctaataaaaaataaaaaaaggggTCAGTTCGCATCAAGTTTTACTAAATTAGATGTTTGGTAAACATGTGTCGAATGAGAAAAGCCAGTTGTTAGAAAGTAATAGCATATACCTTTATAACAAGCACCATTTGCAATGAAAGAGCGATAAGCAGGACAATCAATATGCCAGAAAAAAAACCGATGATTGTCTAGCAAGTATTCTCCTGAAGTTAAACGAAAAGCAGAGATATCACCACCAATAATGTGGTCCCATGACTTGTAATCATGCAGTGGATCAATGACTTGTGATTTTGTGGGTCCATGATGATCGTATTTCACATTTTCCCAATCATATATAATACTAACTCCACACTCTCTTACGCTAACGTCAGAACTTACATACTCCTTTGGTATGGTAATTGTAACTTTGTCACCATCTTCCATCTCATTCTTCCCAAACATCCAATGACTTAACCATATGAGAGACTCTTCATCTACTTTGACCCAGTGAACGTAATGCTTGTATATCCAGGTCCGGTTCTTTGTTTCATTACTAACTATGACAGTTAGCAAATTAAAGCCACTATCTTGAGATCGTCCCTTCAGCCGATAACAGAAATTCAATCCTTTTAGTTTCATATGAGAAGATAGAATGCCAAATGATATTGATGACCCACGTTTTCTCCTATTAATATAATATGGAATCTCGTCTCCCCCATAAAATGTGCTGAATATTCCAAATTCGTAGAAcaactacacacacacacacacaaaaataaaaACTCTAAATTAACACAAACTGTAATAGCTTAGTTGATTAGATAGAGAGACATATAGAACGCACCTGAACTTGAGATTTCTTTTTTGTTCTAAAATCATTCCAAGTCATGATCTGTTTATGTACCAAATCCAGATCATACCATCCCAATGTATATAACAAATCTTCAACATCGGCTATAGGTTTGATTTTCACAATGCCTTCAATTCCAATCAATGAATGCGCTAATGTATATATAGCGAGTGCTATATGACATTGGGACCGATTTAAAAGTTTCTGTAATTGCCATCTTCTATATTTCAATTTTCTTAGTCTATGTGGAGGGTGTCCAAATGGCTTAAGCATATCACATTCTTCCAAACTGAGCAACTCAATCCTACGAAGGCTTCTAACACAATTGGGCAAGTAAACGACTGGTTCACCATCTAAACTCAACATCTCAGACATGGATAGGCTACTGAATTCCATAGGATACGATTCAAGTTTATCTTCACGTGAGTCACAAACTAATGAGGTATTAGCTGAACAAATTGCACCAGGCTTAACGTCAGCCTCCACATTACTAACGGAAGAGGTTTGTGAGGCTATGTAGACCCTGAATTCATCAGACAGCTTCTGTAAATCGTCATTACTCACGTTACCTGGAAATTCGTGAAGATTACAACCATCTAGTGAGAGTGCTTCGAGCTTTTTCAACTCGAACATGGTACTTGGAAGGTTTCTAAGCATAATGCAATAACTCAAATCGATTATGACAAGTTGATTACATTTGTCAATCTTTTCACAAATCTCGATTAAACTTACGCAACCTGCAAGTATTAACCTTTCAAGTGAAGTGAATTTGCAAAGACCTCGAAGACTACGAAGC
This genomic stretch from Rutidosis leptorrhynchoides isolate AG116_Rl617_1_P2 chromosome 11, CSIRO_AGI_Rlap_v1, whole genome shotgun sequence harbors:
- the LOC139876613 gene encoding disease resistance protein Roq1-like; translation: MYAEIDDEEKSKWDGKIDKWKKALTDVANLKGEAVTTSTTGRKQTEVIKNLIGDVNRRLGVLIVMNSPVLTGMDEHIEFISSWLKDGSTDTVDILTISGMGGIGKTCLAEYIYVKHSLSFERSSLIKDINKKCCTDQSVKMIDLQKELFSDISKSKVVKSKAVPDYKSNIESALKDKKVLVVLDDVGNVHQLNNLLGQGGFCPGSKIIVTTEDVSLTKKCELHNVQPRHTVLLLKGLNKNSSMQLLSLHAKKPEGLWGDYREVSEKLLKYCEGHPWALKELGLYLSPHGIDGWEEFTKSLDKEMNEDMEKLLRKSFDSLPSPSDKKLFKHIASFFVRKDRVCVETILKACKINLVTGIKNLTDRCLLRIGPRNEFLMHPLIQAMGREVVRQESPNELWKRSRLWSTEDSCNALERNKVMECLQGFVLDWSESQGSIEVDTDAFSTMDNLVLLQLNNVDITGSFQKLPKELVWLCMNRSPLTSIPEDIPMKNLVVLDMSYSKFINVDFDLYNFESAQHSSFQNLKISKSCSKDNSVLLSLKILNLSFCDQLRSLRGLCKFTSLERLILAGCVSLIEICEKIDKCNQLVIIDLSYCIMLRNLPSTMFELKKLEALSLDGCNLHEFPGNVSNDDLQKLSDEFRVYIASQTSSVSNVEADVKPGAICSANTSLVCDSREDKLESYPMEFSSLSMSEMLSLDGEPVVYLPNCVRSLRRIELLSLEECDMLKPFGHPPHRLRKLKYRRWQLQKLLNRSQCHIALAIYTLAHSLIGIEGIVKIKPIADVEDLLYTLGWYDLDLVHKQIMTWNDFRTKKKSQVQLFYEFGIFSTFYGGDEIPYYINRRKRGSSISFGILSSHMKLKGLNFCYRLKGRSQDSGFNLLTVIVSNETKNRTWIYKHYVHWVKVDEESLIWLSHWMFGKNEMEDGDKVTITIPKEYVSSDVSVRECGVSIIYDWENVKYDHHGPTKSQVIDPLHDYKSWDHIIGGDISAFRLTSGEYLLDNHRFFFWHIDCPAYRSFIANGACYKEKGLYTTRSRKSGIVSDATKELVVEGQRNVNEQLMDVEPLVEESRVDPRGRTWGEAGGATAPGNHEREGIMCSMVVLEYLQI